In the genome of Cryptomeria japonica chromosome 8, Sugi_1.0, whole genome shotgun sequence, one region contains:
- the LOC131048329 gene encoding uncharacterized protein LOC131048329, with protein METTNVKKEEISIGRSLNSPFLAAGRVGADGKISRKRSRVSKRIPTTVLNTDTSNFKAMVQHFTGAPFTNSSIFPNPRQGLEGFNFYMPNKSMASDQNKFASSFNVARPPSAPFDIPPQSDIGSSFINFLHERPLNSEELQNYMTDVTTGSMWDDVLRSDYPSASPLSTHFS; from the coding sequence ATGGAGACGACAAACGTAAAGAAGGAAGAAATCTCTATTGGGCGGAGCTTGAACAGCCCTTTTTTAGCCGCTGGTCGTGTTGGGGCCGACGGGAAGATATCCAGAAAGCGCTCTAGGGTTTCCAAGAGGATTCCAACCACTGTTCTTAATACAGATACCTCGAATTTTAAGGCCATGGTGCAGCACTTCACTGGAGCGCCTTTTACCAATTCCAGTATTTTTCCTAACCCTAGGCAAGGACTTGAAGGGTTCAATTTCTATATGCCCAACAAATCCATGGCTTCTGATCAGAACAAGTTTGCTTCTTCTTTCAACGTTGCGAGACCACCTTCTGCGCCTTTTGATATTCCTCCTCAGTCTGATATTGGTTCTTCCTTCATCAATTTCTTGCACGAGAGACCGTTGAATTCTGAGGAGCTGCAGAATTATATGACAGATGTGACCACCGGGAGTATGTGGGATGATGTTTTGAGGAGCGATTATCCCTCTGCTTCTCCTTTGTCTACCCATTTTTCATGA